The Sulfurimonas sp. genome includes a region encoding these proteins:
- a CDS encoding heat shock protein transcriptional repressor HspR: MIHQYDEPVYLISVVAKILDIHPQTLRQYERENLICPSRSGGRIRMYSQRDIDKIKLILRLTRELGVNLAGVDIILRLKDNVDDMEQEIAQLRHEVQKSRNAHSVSPDKALVTKKSIYEMIIFEE; the protein is encoded by the coding sequence ATGATACACCAATATGATGAACCGGTTTATTTGATCAGTGTAGTAGCTAAGATTTTAGATATACACCCTCAAACTCTTCGTCAATATGAAAGAGAAAACCTAATATGTCCATCACGCTCAGGTGGTCGTATAAGGATGTATTCTCAAAGGGATATTGACAAGATAAAACTTATACTTAGACTTACTCGCGAGTTAGGCGTTAACTTAGCTGGTGTAGATATAATTCTTCGTCTTAAAGACAATGTAGATGATATGGAGCAGGAGATTGCTCAGCTTAGACACGAAGTGCAAAAGTCACGTAATGCACATTCTGTTTCACCTGATAAAGCTCTTGTGACTAAAAAGTCAATTTATGAGATGATTATTTTCGAGGAATAA
- a CDS encoding DnaJ C-terminal domain-containing protein, which produces MAKSLYETLEISEGASEAEIKKAYRKLARQYHPDVNKDPKAEEKFKEINSAYEILSDKEKKAQYDQFGDQMFGGQNFHDFTRSHGGAGASDLDEILRQMFSGGAGGFGGGFGGFGGGNPFGGGGFGGRAEPNLDIETSVTIPFSVSILGGSHSVSVQNDRFDIKIPAGVKSGEKMRVKGKGHSSSGRKGDLFLKINVAPNPDYVREGDDLIKTFDVPLKAALFGDKVSIQTLEKEIKLKVPQNTKNGQRFRVKEMGAMNRKTKVRGNLYLEANIVLPNVDELDTDLVEIMKEKLPN; this is translated from the coding sequence ATGGCAAAATCATTATATGAAACATTAGAAATATCAGAGGGTGCTAGTGAAGCTGAGATTAAAAAAGCTTATAGAAAATTAGCACGTCAGTATCACCCTGATGTAAATAAAGATCCAAAAGCAGAGGAGAAGTTTAAAGAGATAAACTCTGCATACGAAATATTAAGCGATAAAGAGAAAAAAGCACAGTATGATCAGTTTGGTGATCAGATGTTTGGCGGACAAAATTTCCATGACTTTACACGCTCACACGGTGGTGCAGGTGCATCAGATCTAGATGAAATCTTAAGACAGATGTTCTCAGGCGGAGCAGGTGGATTTGGCGGAGGCTTTGGAGGCTTCGGTGGAGGAAACCCATTTGGCGGTGGAGGTTTTGGTGGAAGAGCTGAACCAAACTTAGATATTGAAACATCAGTTACTATACCTTTTTCTGTAAGTATCTTGGGTGGAAGCCACTCTGTATCAGTTCAAAATGACAGATTTGATATTAAAATTCCTGCTGGAGTTAAGAGTGGTGAGAAGATGCGTGTTAAAGGTAAAGGGCACTCGTCTAGCGGACGTAAGGGTGATCTGTTTTTAAAGATAAATGTAGCACCAAATCCTGATTATGTTAGAGAGGGTGATGATCTTATAAAAACATTTGATGTACCTTTAAAAGCTGCACTGTTTGGTGACAAAGTGTCAATTCAAACATTGGAGAAAGAGATCAAGCTAAAAGTGCCTCAAAACACTAAAAACGGACAGAGATTCCGTGTTAAAGAGATGGGTGCTATGAACAGAAAGACTAAAGTTCGCGGTAATTTATATCTTGAAGCAAACATAGTTCTTCCAAATGTAGACGAATTAGATACTGATTTAGTTGAAATAATGAAAGAAAAATTACCTAACTAG